A single Novosphingobium aureum DNA region contains:
- a CDS encoding arylsulfatase has translation MASKKPNILILWGDDIGQHNLSCYSHGVMGYKTPNIDRIAKEGVLFTDYYAEQSCTAGRAAFIMGQAGMRTGMTKVGLPGADLGMRPEDPTIARMLKNQGYRTGQFGKNHLGDRDEHLPTMHGFDEFFGNLYHLNAEEEPELPDYPPASDFPDFKKNYGPRGVLHCWADGKGGQKIENTGPLTKKRMETADEEFLKEAKRFIKEAVDADEPFFVWFNTTHMHFRTHVKPEYKGKSGRWQSEYHDVMIYHDDCIGEMLDYIDELGVADNTFTMYSTDNGPHQNSWPDAGTTPFRSEKNTNWEGAYRVPCMVRWPGQIEAGSVCNGIVSHLDWFPTFANMAGAGDVKSTLKEGATFDGHKYKVHLDGWDLTGFLTGKTDKSPRPGFIYFNDDADVVALRYDNWKMVFLEQRCTGTMQIWAEPFVELRVPKIFNLKTDPYERADRTSNTYYDWLLDHTYLLVPAQSLIADFLGTFGEFPPRQKAASFSIDQVMEKMEKAQTAQR, from the coding sequence ATGGCATCGAAGAAGCCGAACATCCTCATCCTGTGGGGAGACGACATCGGGCAGCACAACCTGAGCTGCTATTCGCACGGAGTGATGGGCTACAAGACGCCCAACATCGATCGCATCGCCAAGGAAGGCGTGCTCTTCACCGACTATTACGCCGAGCAGAGCTGCACCGCAGGGCGCGCGGCGTTCATCATGGGCCAGGCGGGGATGCGCACCGGCATGACCAAGGTCGGCCTGCCCGGCGCGGACCTTGGCATGCGCCCCGAAGACCCGACGATCGCGCGCATGCTCAAGAACCAGGGTTACCGCACCGGCCAGTTCGGCAAGAACCACCTGGGCGACCGCGACGAGCACTTGCCCACGATGCACGGCTTCGACGAGTTCTTCGGCAACCTCTACCATCTCAACGCCGAGGAGGAGCCCGAGCTTCCCGACTACCCGCCAGCAAGCGACTTCCCCGACTTCAAGAAGAACTACGGTCCGCGCGGCGTGCTGCACTGCTGGGCCGACGGCAAAGGCGGCCAGAAGATCGAGAACACCGGCCCGCTGACCAAGAAGCGCATGGAAACCGCCGACGAGGAATTCCTCAAGGAAGCCAAGCGTTTCATCAAGGAAGCGGTCGATGCCGACGAACCCTTCTTCGTGTGGTTCAACACCACGCACATGCATTTCCGCACGCACGTGAAACCCGAATACAAGGGCAAGTCGGGCCGCTGGCAGTCCGAGTACCATGACGTCATGATCTACCATGACGACTGCATCGGCGAGATGCTCGACTACATCGACGAACTCGGCGTGGCCGACAACACCTTCACGATGTATTCGACCGACAACGGCCCGCACCAGAACTCCTGGCCCGACGCCGGCACCACCCCGTTCCGCTCGGAGAAGAACACCAACTGGGAAGGCGCCTACCGCGTGCCGTGCATGGTGCGCTGGCCCGGCCAGATCGAGGCAGGCTCGGTGTGCAACGGCATCGTCTCCCACCTCGACTGGTTCCCGACCTTCGCCAACATGGCAGGCGCGGGCGACGTCAAGAGCACGCTCAAGGAAGGGGCGACGTTCGACGGACACAAGTACAAGGTCCATCTCGACGGCTGGGACCTGACCGGGTTCCTGACCGGCAAGACCGACAAGAGCCCGCGCCCGGGCTTCATCTACTTCAACGACGATGCCGATGTCGTCGCGCTGCGCTACGACAACTGGAAGATGGTGTTCCTCGAACAGCGCTGCACCGGCACGATGCAGATCTGGGCCGAACCCTTCGTCGAACTGCGCGTGCCCAAGATCTTCAACCTGAAGACCGATCCCTACGAGCGCGCGGACCGCACCTCGAACACCTACTATGACTGGCTGCTCGACCACACCTACCTGCTGGTCCCGGCACAATCGCTGATCGCCGACTTCCTCGGCACCTTCGGCGAGTTCCCCCCGCGCCAGAAGGCTGCCAGCTTCTCGATCGACCAGGTCATGGAGAAGATGGAGAAGGCCCAGACCGCCCAGCGCTGA
- a CDS encoding BamA/TamA family outer membrane protein — MNLHAPLQFGMLALGCAAGAAPLAAQVQDAAGEPPAPVITAVPPASEPQAKRESHFHDILFDDVDGKFDVSEALAEGGFTPVPIIITEPAVDGGFGLMAQFVTIPEDNPRLATRRIVGALKTGNGSYGVGYLQSGFIEDGKIRYRFGAAHGKITLTSYPRFLPGGLRYTNRYDFAVVGSARVVLGDGPWSVGPLIDFRQIRSKLDFEDPPIQLPFDFNRKLNTGAFGVGLHYDTRDNVMTPRNGLNAYVEAKYTTDFLGSDREFQGYKAHAYAFRSLDPKWHLGMKVEVDAERGDYPSYFAPAINLRGVQASRFQGASVVSSEFEVSHEIADRWSLVAFAGVGATDPGRSRVFGASGAKFAGGGGFRYRLARLIGLDAGLDLAYGPDGAVFYLQFGHAWASGMD, encoded by the coding sequence ATGAATCTGCACGCCCCCTTGCAGTTCGGCATGCTGGCCCTTGGCTGTGCTGCGGGCGCCGCACCGCTTGCGGCGCAGGTACAGGATGCCGCAGGCGAACCGCCAGCTCCGGTGATCACTGCCGTTCCCCCCGCGTCCGAGCCGCAAGCCAAGCGCGAATCGCATTTCCACGACATCCTGTTCGACGACGTCGACGGCAAGTTCGATGTCTCCGAGGCTCTTGCCGAAGGCGGCTTCACCCCGGTCCCGATCATCATCACCGAGCCCGCGGTCGATGGCGGCTTCGGCCTGATGGCGCAGTTCGTGACCATCCCCGAGGACAATCCGCGCCTCGCTACCCGGCGCATCGTCGGTGCGCTCAAGACAGGCAACGGCTCCTACGGTGTGGGGTACCTGCAGTCGGGCTTCATCGAGGATGGCAAGATCCGCTATCGCTTCGGCGCGGCACACGGCAAGATCACCCTGACCAGCTACCCCAGGTTTCTGCCCGGCGGACTGCGCTATACCAATCGCTACGATTTCGCGGTGGTCGGCTCGGCGCGGGTGGTGCTGGGCGATGGGCCATGGTCGGTCGGTCCCCTGATCGATTTTCGCCAGATCCGCTCGAAGCTCGACTTCGAGGACCCGCCGATCCAGCTGCCCTTCGATTTCAATCGCAAGCTCAACACGGGCGCATTCGGCGTCGGCCTGCATTACGACACGCGTGACAACGTGATGACCCCGCGCAATGGCCTCAACGCCTATGTCGAGGCCAAGTACACCACCGATTTCCTTGGCTCGGACCGCGAATTCCAGGGCTACAAGGCCCATGCCTATGCCTTCCGCTCGCTTGACCCCAAGTGGCATCTGGGCATGAAGGTCGAAGTCGATGCCGAGCGTGGCGACTATCCCTCCTACTTTGCCCCGGCGATCAACCTGCGCGGGGTGCAGGCGAGCCGCTTCCAGGGCGCGAGCGTGGTCAGCAGCGAGTTCGAGGTCAGTCACGAGATCGCCGACAGGTGGTCGCTCGTGGCCTTTGCCGGGGTCGGTGCAACCGATCCGGGCAGAAGCCGCGTGTTCGGCGCATCGGGCGCGAAGTTCGCTGGCGGCGGCGGGTTTCGCTATCGCCTTGCCCGCCTGATCGGCCTCGATGCAGGGCTCGACCTCGCTTACGGGCCCGACGGCGCGGTGTTCTACCTGCAGTTCGGCCATGCCTGGGCCAGCGGGATGGACTGA
- a CDS encoding DUF481 domain-containing protein, which translates to MPISRQSPTAFIVYALCLSSSVEARAQPATGGLPPGLEAMLREAHRAERDTVENIAKRLYPAYRQEIDDLIDDIDDAEKARVAHEKVLRGWHGEVSAGASWATGNTRSRGVNLTLDVERKTPNQEHRVTGYLDLASQNGVSNTERWALGYRLRRDFGDSPWFALGSLQYERDRFQGIARRFTEMIGGGYQVIDTDALDLEVSLGPAMRQTRFIDMDNENRFGWAAGAELEYELTDTLKFKETFNAVLDEGNSSFISVTALTSNIYGRISGRVSFTADYESDPSQGAQNLDTRGQVGIELEL; encoded by the coding sequence TTGCCGATATCGCGCCAAAGCCCGACTGCCTTCATTGTCTATGCCTTGTGCCTATCCTCGAGCGTAGAGGCGCGGGCGCAACCGGCCACCGGCGGGCTTCCGCCGGGTCTCGAGGCCATGCTGCGCGAGGCGCACCGCGCCGAGCGCGACACCGTCGAGAACATCGCCAAGCGGCTATATCCCGCCTACCGCCAGGAGATCGACGATCTCATCGATGACATCGACGATGCCGAGAAGGCGCGGGTGGCGCACGAGAAAGTGCTGCGCGGCTGGCACGGCGAGGTTTCGGCAGGGGCGAGCTGGGCGACCGGCAATACCCGATCACGGGGCGTAAACCTGACGCTCGACGTCGAGCGCAAGACCCCCAACCAGGAACACCGCGTGACCGGCTACCTCGATCTCGCCAGCCAGAACGGGGTCAGCAACACCGAACGCTGGGCGCTGGGCTACCGCCTGCGCCGCGACTTCGGGGATTCGCCGTGGTTCGCGCTGGGCTCGCTCCAGTACGAGCGCGATCGCTTCCAAGGCATTGCGCGCCGTTTCACCGAGATGATCGGGGGCGGATATCAGGTCATCGATACCGACGCGCTCGATCTCGAGGTCTCGCTCGGCCCCGCGATGCGCCAGACCCGCTTCATCGACATGGACAACGAGAACCGTTTCGGCTGGGCGGCGGGCGCCGAACTCGAATACGAATTGACCGACACGCTGAAATTCAAGGAAACCTTCAATGCGGTCCTCGATGAGGGCAATTCCTCCTTCATCTCCGTCACCGCGTTGACGAGCAATATCTACGGCCGCATATCCGGGCGAGTATCCTTTACCGCCGATTATGAATCCGATCCCTCGCAAGGCGCACAGAACCTCGACACGCGCGGGCAGGTCGGTATCGAACTGGAGTTGTAG
- a CDS encoding mechanosensitive ion channel family protein, protein MITSLRQARVLRFTGLLASLVLAASAGPAFAQLPEKLDPGVVAKLGDIVRWSGVVTSLFVMAGAWMLLRILNRTVMAFSSDFSTRRLTLQKLNTILQFVIYVITTIVVVLLSFRIDETVLALIGGTAAVAVGFAMKDLVASFIAGIIVMIDRPFQVGDRVSFGGEYGDITAIGLRSVRMQTLDDNTITIPNSKFLTEMSSSGNYGALDMQVAMDFIVSAGDDFDAAREIITEAALSSRYVYLSKPIVVLVTQWHTDYLVGVRLRLKAYVLDTRHEKAFETDVNLRVLRSFREHGIGGPSVPLAGAGGPGASPFAGLAEADRTKAAD, encoded by the coding sequence ATGATCACGTCCTTGCGCCAGGCCCGCGTGCTGCGTTTCACTGGTCTGCTTGCCTCGCTGGTCCTCGCCGCGAGCGCGGGGCCGGCCTTCGCGCAACTGCCCGAGAAGCTCGACCCCGGGGTCGTGGCCAAGCTCGGCGATATCGTGCGCTGGAGCGGGGTGGTCACCTCGCTTTTCGTCATGGCCGGGGCCTGGATGCTGCTGCGCATTCTCAACCGCACGGTCATGGCGTTCAGCTCGGATTTCTCGACCCGTCGCCTGACGCTTCAGAAGCTCAACACGATCCTGCAATTCGTGATCTACGTGATCACGACGATCGTCGTCGTGCTGCTCTCGTTCCGCATCGACGAGACGGTTCTGGCGCTGATCGGCGGTACCGCCGCGGTCGCGGTGGGCTTTGCGATGAAGGACCTCGTCGCCTCCTTCATCGCCGGGATCATCGTGATGATCGACAGGCCTTTTCAGGTCGGCGACCGCGTGTCGTTCGGCGGCGAATACGGCGACATCACCGCGATCGGCCTGCGCTCGGTGCGCATGCAGACGCTCGACGACAACACCATCACGATCCCCAACAGCAAGTTCCTCACCGAGATGTCCTCCTCGGGCAATTACGGTGCGCTCGACATGCAGGTGGCGATGGATTTCATCGTGAGTGCGGGAGACGATTTCGACGCGGCGCGCGAGATCATCACCGAGGCCGCGCTATCCAGCCGCTACGTCTATCTCTCCAAGCCGATCGTGGTGCTCGTGACGCAGTGGCATACCGACTACCTCGTCGGCGTGCGGCTGCGGCTCAAGGCCTATGTCCTCGACACAAGGCACGAGAAGGCCTTCGAGACCGACGTCAACCTGCGCGTACTGCGCAGCTTTCGCGAGCATGGCATCGGTGGCCCGAGCGTGCCGCTGGCCGGGGCTGGCGGGCCCGGGGCCAGCCCCTTCGCAGGGCTTGCCGAGGCTGACCGGACCAAAGCCGCAGACTGA
- a CDS encoding DUF1622 domain-containing protein: protein MSSDGTLVRVSRRRGVARRGGSAMVEETFKIAAEFAALVVESLVVLIVLLGGLMAFAHLMMALFGQRGALAENIRKIWLRFAAWILISLEFALGADIIRTAIAPTWDDIGKLAAIAAIRTFLGFFLDRDMKSIEEIEIAPRGEDAG from the coding sequence GTGTCGTCCGACGGCACCTTGGTGCGCGTATCGAGGCGGCGTGGCGTCGCCCGTCGTGGAGGGTCGGCCATGGTGGAAGAAACATTCAAGATTGCTGCCGAATTTGCCGCGCTGGTGGTCGAGAGCCTGGTGGTGCTGATCGTCCTGCTGGGCGGGCTCATGGCCTTCGCGCACCTGATGATGGCATTGTTCGGGCAGAGGGGCGCGCTGGCCGAAAACATCCGCAAGATCTGGCTGCGCTTTGCCGCATGGATCCTGATCTCGCTCGAATTCGCTCTGGGTGCCGACATCATCCGCACCGCCATCGCCCCCACCTGGGATGATATCGGCAAGCTTGCCGCGATTGCGGCCATCCGTACCTTTCTGGGTTTCTTCCTCGATCGCGACATGAAGAGTATCGAGGAGATCGAGATTGCGCCGCGCGGCGAGGACGCGGGCTGA
- a CDS encoding DUF3313 family protein, with translation MMRVSKSIRVPAPAVPALCTVALLACSLQPALARAPDTYEGLYKVKSKRFDLAYVAPGVDFTAYDAVLLEEPQVAFQRNWQRNYNSSASFDRRIDDEEAAQILEAARAGIAQVFAETFREHGYTLATSPGPKVLALKTAIIDLQVNAPDTMTAGRSVTFSREAGEAKLIVEVRDSTSGALLGRAIDRRTIGDGPIYRRDMVTNRSDFERAFRHWAKVSTEALDDLRAAPVLDAEGEPASPAG, from the coding sequence ATGATGCGCGTGTCCAAGTCCATCCGGGTCCCCGCACCCGCCGTGCCTGCGCTCTGCACCGTTGCACTGCTTGCATGCAGCCTCCAGCCTGCACTGGCACGCGCACCCGACACCTACGAGGGCCTCTACAAGGTCAAGTCCAAGCGCTTCGACCTTGCCTATGTCGCGCCCGGGGTCGACTTCACCGCTTACGATGCAGTCCTGCTCGAAGAGCCGCAGGTCGCATTCCAGCGCAACTGGCAGCGCAACTACAACAGCTCGGCGAGCTTTGACCGGCGCATCGACGACGAGGAAGCCGCGCAAATCCTCGAGGCCGCTCGCGCTGGTATCGCGCAGGTGTTCGCAGAGACCTTCCGCGAACATGGCTACACCCTGGCAACCAGCCCCGGCCCCAAAGTCCTCGCCCTCAAAACCGCCATCATCGACTTGCAGGTCAATGCCCCGGACACGATGACCGCCGGCCGATCGGTCACTTTCTCGCGCGAGGCAGGCGAGGCCAAGCTCATCGTCGAAGTGCGCGATTCGACGAGTGGGGCCCTGCTCGGTCGCGCGATCGACCGTCGCACCATCGGCGACGGCCCGATCTACCGCCGCGACATGGTGACCAACCGGTCCGACTTCGAACGCGCCTTCAGGCACTGGGCCAAGGTCAGCACCGAAGCGCTCGACGACTTGCGCGCCGCGCCGGTTCTCGACGCCGAGGGAGAGCCGGCCAGCCCTGCCGGATGA
- the tldD gene encoding metalloprotease TldD: MASHPDPRSLLYRQFSPEEAQALAAQTLKSCDDGELYMQFMASEAFGFDDGRLKTADYSRDAGFGLRGVSGEMTGFAHANEISAKAIRRAGETLQLLDPTTGSMAPPPPKSNRHLYTDASPLDLIGFGEKVKLLETIDAAARARDPRVAQVSASLSGSWSVVEIVRPDGFLATDVRPLVRLSVSIVAESNGRRETGSFGMGGRWLYNDLFKPENWNHAIDEALGQALINLESVDAPAGEMTVVLAPGWPGVILHEAVGHGLEGDFNRKGTSAFAGRIGERVAVPGVTIVDDGSIGGRRGSLSIDDEGTPTRETVLIEDGILKGYMHDRLNARLMGVEPTGNGRRENYAHSPMPRMTNTFMKAGNDDPAELLSRVKKGIYAKSFGGGQVDIVSGKFVFSCTEAYKVENGKLGAPIKGATLIGDGPSVLTRVTGIGNDLELDRGVGVCGKGGQSVPAGVGQPTLVIDGLTVGGTA; encoded by the coding sequence ATGGCTTCGCATCCCGACCCCCGCTCGCTCCTCTACCGCCAGTTCTCGCCGGAGGAAGCACAGGCGCTCGCCGCGCAGACGCTCAAGTCGTGCGACGACGGCGAACTCTACATGCAGTTCATGGCGAGCGAGGCTTTCGGGTTCGACGACGGACGGCTCAAGACCGCGGACTATTCGCGCGATGCAGGTTTCGGCCTGCGCGGCGTCTCGGGCGAGATGACCGGCTTCGCGCATGCCAACGAGATTTCGGCCAAGGCTATCCGCCGCGCCGGCGAGACCCTGCAGCTGCTCGACCCGACGACCGGCTCGATGGCCCCGCCTCCGCCCAAGAGCAACCGCCACCTCTACACCGATGCCTCGCCGCTCGACCTCATCGGCTTTGGCGAGAAGGTGAAGCTGCTCGAGACCATCGACGCTGCCGCGCGCGCCCGCGATCCGCGCGTCGCGCAGGTCAGCGCCAGCCTCTCGGGCTCATGGTCGGTGGTCGAGATCGTGCGCCCCGACGGCTTTCTCGCCACCGACGTGCGCCCGCTGGTGCGCCTCTCGGTCTCGATCGTCGCGGAAAGCAACGGAAGGCGCGAGACCGGCTCGTTCGGCATGGGCGGGCGCTGGCTCTATAACGACCTGTTCAAGCCCGAAAACTGGAACCACGCGATCGACGAAGCGCTCGGTCAGGCACTGATCAACCTTGAGAGCGTCGACGCGCCCGCGGGCGAGATGACCGTGGTGCTGGCCCCGGGCTGGCCCGGGGTGATCCTGCACGAAGCTGTCGGCCACGGCCTCGAGGGCGACTTCAACCGCAAGGGCACCTCCGCCTTCGCGGGCCGCATCGGCGAGCGCGTCGCGGTGCCCGGCGTCACCATCGTCGACGACGGTTCGATCGGCGGACGGCGCGGTTCGCTCTCGATCGACGACGAGGGCACGCCCACGCGCGAGACCGTGCTGATCGAGGACGGCATTCTCAAGGGTTACATGCACGACCGCCTCAACGCCCGGCTCATGGGGGTCGAACCCACCGGCAACGGGCGGCGCGAGAACTACGCCCATTCGCCCATGCCGCGCATGACCAACACCTTCATGAAAGCGGGCAACGACGATCCCGCCGAACTGCTCAGCCGCGTCAAGAAGGGCATCTATGCCAAGAGCTTCGGCGGCGGCCAGGTCGATATCGTCTCGGGCAAGTTCGTGTTCTCGTGCACCGAGGCCTACAAGGTCGAGAACGGCAAGCTGGGCGCGCCGATCAAGGGCGCGACGCTGATCGGCGACGGTCCCTCGGTGCTCACCCGCGTCACCGGAATCGGCAACGACCTCGAGCTCGACCGCGGCGTCGGCGTATGCGGCAAGGGCGGACAGAGCGTACCTGCGGGCGTCGGCCAGCCCACGCTGGTGATCGACGGCCTCACCGTGGGCGGCACCGCCTGA
- a CDS encoding zinc-finger domain-containing protein: MTNPPETVFTDSHRVCCDGATDIRGGAALGHPRVWLEIDEKGYVECGYCDRRFVLKGGPADQQAA, from the coding sequence ATGACGAACCCGCCCGAAACCGTATTCACCGATTCCCACCGCGTCTGCTGCGACGGGGCCACCGACATCCGTGGCGGAGCAGCGCTCGGCCATCCGCGCGTCTGGCTGGAAATCGACGAGAAGGGCTACGTCGAATGCGGCTATTGCGACCGCCGCTTCGTCCTCAAGGGCGGCCCGGCCGACCAGCAGGCCGCCTGA
- a CDS encoding ABC transporter ATP-binding protein translates to MTDTPAIAIRDLVKRYAPAGDAEGKLALKGVTFDVPQGGIFGLLGPNGAGKSTLINIMAGLVRKSSGSVDIWGFDIDRNQRNAKRSIGIVPQEIVFDPFFTPFEVLENQAGLYGIAKHLRRSEELLRAVHLADKRNAYARTLSGGMKRRLLIAKALVHQPPVLVLDEPTAGVDVELRRQLWELVTEMNREGVTIVLTTHYLEEAEELCDRIAIINHGELIANKPTRELVGMAREKILLLTLDKDVATLPEHPGFIKCRKLGEAGLEITYDKDKANAGEILSALSAQGLGVIDVTTREADLEDVFVSLTAKDAMPA, encoded by the coding sequence ATGACCGATACACCCGCCATCGCCATCCGTGATCTCGTCAAGCGCTATGCCCCGGCCGGGGACGCCGAGGGCAAGCTTGCCCTCAAGGGCGTCACCTTCGATGTGCCGCAGGGCGGCATCTTCGGCCTGCTTGGGCCTAACGGTGCAGGCAAGTCGACGCTGATCAACATCATGGCGGGCCTCGTGCGCAAGTCGTCGGGCTCGGTCGACATCTGGGGCTTCGACATCGATCGCAACCAGCGCAACGCCAAGCGCTCGATCGGCATCGTTCCGCAGGAGATCGTCTTCGATCCCTTCTTCACGCCCTTCGAGGTGCTGGAGAACCAGGCCGGTCTCTACGGCATCGCCAAGCACCTGCGCCGCTCGGAGGAACTGCTGCGCGCGGTGCACCTCGCCGACAAGCGCAACGCCTATGCACGCACGCTCTCGGGCGGCATGAAGCGGCGCCTACTGATCGCCAAGGCGCTGGTCCACCAGCCTCCGGTGCTGGTGCTCGACGAGCCGACCGCGGGCGTCGACGTCGAACTGCGCCGCCAGCTGTGGGAACTCGTCACCGAGATGAACCGCGAGGGCGTCACCATCGTGCTGACCACGCATTACCTCGAGGAAGCCGAGGAGCTGTGCGACCGCATCGCGATCATCAACCACGGTGAGCTGATCGCCAACAAGCCGACCCGCGAACTGGTCGGCATGGCGCGCGAGAAAATCCTGCTGCTCACGCTCGACAAGGACGTCGCGACGCTTCCCGAGCATCCCGGTTTCATCAAGTGCCGCAAACTGGGCGAGGCCGGGCTCGAGATCACTTACGACAAGGACAAGGCCAATGCCGGCGAAATCCTTTCGGCGCTTTCGGCACAGGGTCTGGGCGTGATCGACGTGACCACCCGCGAGGCGGATCTCGAGGACGTCTTCGTCAGTCTTACGGCGAAGGATGCGATGCCGGCCTGA
- the nadB gene encoding L-aspartate oxidase — protein MESHNAGPVAHDVIIVGSGAAGLTAALALAEKLNVLVLAKGSLEGGSTAWAQGGIAAVLDQGDTFEEHIRDTMIAGAGLNRAETVEFVVERAPHAIARLVELGVPFNTEGADGEGPLHLTREGGHSHRRIVHVNDATGWAVQQALLRAAHANPRITLLPGQSCIDLITGRHEARYSGSGRVWGVYALDEATGTVQAHTARATILATGGAGRVYQFSTAPRGATGDGIAMAWRAGARVSNMEMMQFHPTCLYNLEVKNFLITEAVRGEGGQLKHPVTGHRFMPDYDERAELAPRDVVARAIDDQIKRFGLDYVHLDISHQPPGFVREHFPNIHEKLLSLGIDMTKEPIPVVPAQHYTCGGVLIDLDGKTDMPGLYAAGECTESGLHGANRLASNSLLECFVFGDAAAAHILDHWDAFDAPPPIRPWDASRVTDSDEEVVIKQNWTEIRRFMWNYVGIVRTTKRLERAMHRIQLLNTEIEEYYRHFRVSTDLIELRNLLQSAELIVSSALRRHESRGLHFTLDYPETAEVPLDTILVP, from the coding sequence ATGGAATCGCATAATGCCGGGCCCGTGGCCCATGACGTCATTATCGTCGGATCGGGTGCCGCGGGTCTCACCGCCGCCCTTGCCCTCGCCGAGAAGCTCAACGTGCTGGTGCTCGCCAAGGGCAGTCTCGAGGGCGGGTCGACCGCGTGGGCGCAGGGCGGCATCGCCGCGGTGCTCGACCAGGGCGACACCTTTGAGGAGCACATCCGCGACACGATGATCGCCGGGGCAGGGCTGAACCGGGCCGAGACGGTCGAGTTCGTGGTCGAGCGCGCGCCGCACGCGATCGCGCGGCTGGTCGAACTGGGCGTGCCTTTCAACACCGAGGGTGCCGACGGCGAGGGGCCTTTGCACCTCACTCGCGAGGGCGGGCATTCGCACCGCCGCATCGTTCACGTCAACGACGCCACCGGCTGGGCAGTGCAGCAGGCGCTGCTGCGCGCGGCGCATGCCAATCCGCGCATCACCTTGCTGCCGGGGCAGTCGTGCATCGACCTCATCACCGGACGGCACGAGGCGCGCTATTCGGGCTCGGGCCGGGTCTGGGGCGTCTATGCGCTCGACGAGGCGACCGGAACGGTTCAGGCCCATACCGCGCGCGCGACGATCCTCGCCACCGGCGGTGCGGGGCGCGTCTACCAGTTCTCGACCGCGCCGCGCGGCGCGACCGGCGATGGCATCGCCATGGCCTGGCGTGCGGGTGCGCGCGTCTCGAACATGGAGATGATGCAGTTCCACCCGACCTGCCTCTACAACCTCGAGGTCAAGAACTTCCTCATCACCGAGGCGGTGCGCGGCGAGGGCGGGCAGCTGAAGCACCCGGTCACCGGCCACCGCTTCATGCCCGACTACGACGAGCGCGCCGAGCTCGCGCCGCGCGACGTCGTGGCGCGCGCGATCGACGACCAGATCAAGCGCTTCGGCCTCGACTATGTCCACCTCGACATCAGCCACCAGCCGCCCGGATTCGTGCGCGAGCACTTCCCCAACATTCACGAGAAGCTGCTCTCGCTCGGCATCGACATGACGAAGGAGCCGATCCCGGTCGTGCCCGCGCAGCACTACACCTGCGGCGGCGTACTGATCGATCTCGACGGCAAGACCGACATGCCCGGGCTCTATGCCGCGGGCGAGTGCACCGAGAGCGGCCTGCACGGCGCGAACCGCCTTGCATCCAATTCGCTGCTCGAATGCTTCGTCTTCGGCGATGCGGCAGCGGCGCATATTCTCGATCACTGGGACGCCTTCGATGCCCCGCCGCCGATCCGCCCCTGGGACGCGAGCCGGGTGACCGATTCGGACGAGGAAGTCGTCATCAAGCAGAACTGGACCGAGATCCGCCGGTTCATGTGGAACTACGTCGGCATCGTGCGCACGACCAAGCGGCTCGAGCGCGCCATGCACCGCATCCAGCTGCTCAATACCGAGATCGAGGAATACTACCGCCACTTCCGCGTCTCGACCGACCTGATCGAACTGCGCAACCTGTTGCAGTCGGCCGAGCTGATCGTATCCTCGGCCTTGCGCCGTCACGAGAGCCGGGGTCTGCACTTTACGCTCGACTATCCCGAGACCGCCGAGGTGCCGCTCGACACGATTCTGGTACCCTGA
- a CDS encoding GlsB/YeaQ/YmgE family stress response membrane protein, with the protein MFNIIGAIISGLLIGALARFFYPGDVSMSWIATILLGIGGSLAAGLITSRGSRDFSRAGCLASILGAMALIFLGRVLNIGM; encoded by the coding sequence ATGTTCAACATCATCGGCGCCATCATCAGCGGCCTGCTCATCGGCGCACTGGCCCGCTTCTTCTATCCCGGTGACGTCTCGATGTCGTGGATCGCGACGATCCTGCTCGGAATCGGCGGCTCGCTGGCGGCAGGCCTGATCACCTCGCGCGGGAGCCGCGATTTCAGCCGCGCGGGCTGCCTCGCCTCGATCCTGGGCGCAATGGCGCTGATCTTCCTAGGCCGAGTGCTCAACATCGGAATGTAG